In Candidatus Desulfofervidus auxilii, one genomic interval encodes:
- a CDS encoding carboxypeptidase regulatory-like domain-containing protein, translating to MKRKVFSLGLSFLFLFFLVIGNLNAQTPYQMSQYLPMEQGDYWVYSGSEDGENYTEITIINGTETINGIETMRKITNEDYECLAWDGEGLKWYKEGEVDDEGDYMVFDSPVLLFPLQMEVGQQITASVSYSEYENGQFDETGSGSRTLTLVGLEDITVPAGTFTNCLKFTENISWQESEGDYGTIERTFWLAEGVGEVKSISTETEYEPEEGTETETRVRELTFASIGGKTYGHATIGIISGHVYQIDRVTPIGGAKVQAIGVSEGAGWGQAITSSDGSYNIILPPGDYKVRVSASGYAREYYDNVTPSHEAKIINVTEGSHIANIDFDLTEGGSISGHVYQSNGITPIAGAEVFVRPSKYFFDEGFCTTTASDGSYVITGLSLGQYKVRAEAPGYAKLRYYDSVYGWNNATSVIVTPPNNTPNIDINLEFAGSISGHIYASDGITPIQVSIIADPTSGGFEGIGAMSNEDGSYTIEGLPPVSYTVRIGEDLPGWYAGEFYNSKYTRSTADHVPVSAGVDTNNINFTLDEGGCITGHVFDEETGEPISGVQLGACLPNGDGVTPAPVTSYDGSYKINLKPGTYYINVFHTHGYIPEWYQDAYNMAYATPVEVEFHKETSGIDFYLARPGSISGHVYEEDGKTPIAGANLYAFPVDPHLIGSGANSKPDGSYTINGLPSGNYVVQAIASGYVMGSRDVKVDSPHETPDIDFTLAAYPYSLKIVGQQVIGSDGGTVLVTDTSSGILGAQVEIPADALSENTIIAISELVEEIPPFPEDIVGIGSPVHFGPEGLVFNKPVTIKIPYTEEDLENAGVSDPQELDVYTFNTSTLTWELVEGPKTVDEENMLIMIDVTHFSIFQLGVRKVAIQGDLDNDGDIDQNDLNILLTHRNQPASACPECDIDGDGVITVLDARKLVLLCTRPRCATE from the coding sequence ATGAAAAGGAAAGTTTTTTCCTTAGGTTTATCTTTTCTATTTTTATTTTTCCTAGTCATAGGAAATCTAAATGCTCAAACACCCTATCAAATGAGCCAGTATCTTCCTATGGAACAGGGTGACTACTGGGTATACTCAGGAAGTGAAGATGGAGAAAATTATACTGAAATAACGATTATAAACGGTACCGAAACAATAAATGGCATAGAAACTATGAGAAAAATAACCAATGAGGACTATGAATGTTTGGCCTGGGATGGAGAGGGACTAAAATGGTATAAAGAGGGAGAGGTAGATGATGAAGGTGACTACATGGTCTTTGATTCACCAGTACTTTTATTTCCTCTCCAAATGGAGGTAGGTCAACAGATTACAGCTTCTGTCTCTTATAGTGAATATGAAAATGGCCAGTTTGATGAAACTGGCAGTGGTAGTAGAACACTTACTTTAGTAGGTTTGGAAGATATAACTGTTCCAGCAGGCACTTTTACCAATTGTTTAAAATTTACTGAAAATATCTCTTGGCAAGAAAGTGAAGGAGATTATGGGACTATTGAAAGGACCTTTTGGTTAGCTGAAGGGGTAGGAGAGGTTAAGAGCATCTCTACAGAGACAGAATACGAACCAGAAGAAGGCACCGAAACAGAGACAAGAGTAAGAGAGCTTACATTTGCCAGTATTGGTGGAAAGACATATGGCCATGCGACCATAGGAATAATCTCTGGACATGTCTATCAGATAGATAGGGTGACCCCTATTGGAGGAGCGAAGGTTCAGGCAATAGGTGTCAGTGAAGGGGCAGGTTGGGGTCAAGCAATAACTTCATCTGACGGCAGTTATAATATCATTCTCCCCCCTGGTGACTATAAGGTTAGAGTCAGTGCCTCTGGTTATGCTAGGGAATATTACGATAATGTAACCCCTTCTCATGAGGCAAAGATCATCAATGTCACAGAAGGCTCACATATTGCTAATATTGACTTTGACCTTACTGAAGGGGGCTCAATCTCTGGACATGTCTATCAAAGTAATGGGATAACCCCAATAGCTGGTGCAGAGGTATTCGTACGCCCAAGTAAATACTTTTTTGATGAAGGTTTTTGTACCACTACTGCCTCAGATGGAAGCTATGTCATTACCGGCCTATCCCTTGGTCAATATAAGGTCAGGGCAGAAGCCCCTGGATATGCCAAATTGAGATATTATGATTCTGTTTATGGTTGGAATAATGCTACAAGTGTAATAGTTACTCCACCTAACAATACACCAAACATTGATATCAATTTGGAATTTGCCGGTTCAATATCCGGGCATATCTATGCCAGTGATGGCATTACTCCCATTCAGGTAAGTATAATAGCTGACCCGACTAGTGGAGGTTTTGAAGGTATAGGTGCTATGTCTAATGAAGATGGAAGTTATACTATAGAAGGCCTTCCTCCGGTTAGTTATACAGTAAGGATTGGTGAAGATCTTCCAGGCTGGTATGCAGGTGAATTTTATAATTCTAAGTACACCAGGAGTACAGCCGACCATGTCCCTGTTAGTGCAGGAGTTGACACTAACAATATCAACTTTACCCTTGATGAAGGAGGTTGCATAACTGGCCATGTATTTGATGAAGAGACAGGAGAACCTATAAGCGGAGTGCAGTTAGGTGCATGTTTACCAAATGGTGATGGAGTTACTCCTGCTCCTGTTACCTCTTATGATGGCAGCTATAAAATAAATTTGAAACCAGGAACTTATTATATAAATGTATTTCACACCCATGGTTATATTCCTGAATGGTACCAAGATGCTTATAATATGGCTTATGCTACTCCGGTTGAAGTTGAATTTCATAAAGAAACTTCTGGGATAGATTTCTATTTAGCAAGGCCTGGTTCAATATCTGGACATGTCTATGAGGAGGATGGGAAAACTCCCATAGCAGGTGCCAACCTTTATGCCTTCCCTGTAGATCCTCATTTAATAGGGAGTGGAGCCAACTCTAAGCCCGATGGAAGTTATACTATCAATGGCCTGCCATCAGGTAATTACGTTGTTCAGGCAATTGCCTCAGGGTATGTTATGGGAAGCAGAGATGTAAAAGTGGATTCCCCGCATGAGACACCTGACATAGATTTTACCCTAGCTGCTTATCCCTATTCACTGAAAATAGTTGGACAGCAGGTAATTGGCTCTGATGGTGGAACTGTCTTGGTTACAGATACATCAAGTGGGATTCTAGGTGCCCAAGTTGAAATCCCTGCAGATGCCCTATCAGAAAATACGATTATTGCCATCAGCGAGCTTGTAGAGGAAATCCCCCCATTTCCAGAAGACATAGTAGGCATTGGTTCACCAGTGCACTTTGGCCCAGAAGGCCTTGTGTTTAATAAACCTGTAACTATAAAGATCCCATACACAGAGGAGGACTTAGAAAATGCAGGTGTAAGTGACCCGCAAGAATTAGATGTTTATACTTTTAACACAAGTACTTTAACTTGGGAATTGGTAGAAGGCCCAAAAACAGTTGATGAAGAGAACATGTTGATTATGATTGATGTAACCCATTTCTCTATCTTTCAATTGGGTGTTAGAAAAGTAGCTATTCAGGGCGACCTCGACAATGATGGTGACATTGACCAAAACGACTTAAACATCCTCCTTACCCACCGCAATCAACCAGCAAGTGCATGTCCAGAGTGTGATATAGATGGTGATGGAGTAATCACAGTGCTTGATGCAAGAAAGCTTGTGCTTCTTTGTACAAGACCAAGGTGTGCGACGGAGTAG
- a CDS encoding PPC domain-containing protein, producing MDIVAKGKIITKRLISFWIIVGCLCLFIQYVHTQAAETLHSGTPVHTSLPSRTYRNYCIDVPFTAIRLTVTITNGTGDLDLYLKYGSPLSGGTIGELAAEADIKSDGPTALESIEITPSTVPALQEGKWYVVPLNLNNTATDFTLTATVEVGTKHQLDMTISPKVATPGASLSWTLEITSGSISGNVDLYAAVSQPQGPLIFLGPQGFTEQVVPYQRGISIEEKNNYPLLDMILPSWLVQGEYTFYAVLVSTLRSPFDTNNWVSNLAISKFYFSLLSPAQQAFVSEMGYPQQFMKTFSDDNGKKRVDEVWTYVRQGLSESFVNGVFVSETELASNFPDFPSSRYHPENYNFDITLQDVLARHGQPLNIQQEVIDDMTVQYYIYDGITFGFVNKKLVSVMVLK from the coding sequence GTGGATATTGTCGCAAAGGGTAAAATAATAACAAAAAGGCTAATATCATTTTGGATAATAGTAGGATGTCTATGTTTGTTTATTCAGTATGTACATACTCAAGCAGCAGAAACCCTCCACAGTGGAACTCCAGTCCATACCTCCTTGCCTTCTCGTACCTATAGGAACTACTGTATTGATGTTCCTTTTACGGCGATCCGCCTTACTGTGACCATTACTAATGGAACTGGGGATCTGGATCTTTACTTGAAATACGGCAGCCCCCTCTCAGGAGGAACCATCGGTGAACTAGCTGCTGAGGCTGATATTAAATCAGATGGTCCCACTGCATTAGAATCCATTGAGATTACCCCCAGCACCGTCCCTGCTTTGCAGGAAGGCAAATGGTATGTAGTCCCTTTGAACCTGAACAACACTGCGACCGATTTTACTCTCACCGCCACTGTAGAAGTCGGTACGAAGCACCAACTGGATATGACAATTAGTCCAAAGGTAGCTACTCCGGGGGCTAGTCTTAGTTGGACACTTGAGATAACCTCAGGTTCTATTAGCGGCAATGTGGATCTTTATGCTGCAGTTAGCCAACCTCAAGGTCCCTTAATTTTTCTTGGCCCCCAAGGATTTACCGAACAAGTAGTTCCATACCAAAGGGGTATTTCTATTGAGGAAAAAAACAATTACCCTTTATTAGACATGATTCTTCCTAGTTGGCTTGTTCAAGGGGAATACACATTTTATGCAGTCCTAGTATCAACCCTTAGGAGTCCATTTGATACTAATAACTGGGTAAGTAATCTAGCTATTTCAAAGTTTTATTTTTCATTACTTTCCCCTGCCCAGCAGGCATTTGTTAGTGAAATGGGATACCCGCAACAATTTATGAAGACCTTCAGTGATGATAATGGTAAGAAGCGGGTTGATGAGGTATGGACCTATGTCCGACAGGGACTGAGCGAATCTTTTGTTAACGGGGTGTTTGTTAGCGAAACCGAGTTGGCAAGTAATTTTCCTGACTTCCCATCAAGTCGTTACCACCCAGAGAATTACAACTTTGATATAACCCTGCAGGATGTCCTTGCCCGGCATGGCCAGCCCCTTAATATTCAGCAAGAGGTAATAGATGATATGACAGTTCAATACTATATCTATGATGGTATAACCTTTGGTTTTGTTAACAAAAAGCTAGTGTCGGTTATGGTCCTTAAGTAG
- a CDS encoding Uma2 family endonuclease, with protein MDTAVKKPIKFTYEDYLHFSNDKRYEIIDGEIYMVPSPGEAHQDVCANLAFVLRVFVKENALGKVYFAPLDVVFSETDVVQPDIMFISKERLNIITERNIQGAPDLIVEIISPSSDEYKDRVIKRKLYSKYGVKEYWLVDLEKKEVEVMSLKESGLETVKIYKKTDILESLVLKGIKIKLDEIF; from the coding sequence ATGGATACAGCGGTGAAAAAACCTATAAAGTTCACATATGAAGATTATCTTCATTTTTCTAATGATAAGAGATATGAGATTATTGATGGGGAGATTTATATGGTTCCATCGCCAGGAGAAGCTCATCAGGATGTTTGTGCTAATCTAGCATTTGTTTTAAGGGTGTTTGTTAAAGAGAATGCTTTAGGTAAGGTTTATTTTGCCCCTTTAGATGTAGTTTTTTCAGAAACAGATGTAGTTCAGCCAGATATTATGTTTATCTCTAAAGAAAGACTAAATATTATAACAGAGAGAAATATTCAAGGTGCACCTGACCTTATTGTTGAAATTATCTCACCTTCTTCTGATGAATATAAAGACAGAGTCATAAAGAGAAAGCTTTATAGTAAATATGGAGTAAAGGAGTATTGGTTAGTAGATCTTGAGAAGAAAGAAGTTGAAGTTATGAGTTTAAAAGAAAGTGGTCTTGAGACAGTAAAAATTTATAAAAAAACAGATATTTTAGAATCTTTAGTCCTTAAAGGGATAAAAATAAAATTAGATGAAATATTTTAG
- a CDS encoding cohesin domain-containing protein, whose amino-acid sequence MKKVLFSAVVLGFVVFFSLSAFAATIGFEPGSQTVPVGEPVSVDLVISGLGDGTSPSLAGFDLFIEYDPTILALSDVSFGDPDLGDQLDVLFWGINDYDVSTYAPGIEEIFELSWNPAADLVDQQAPSFVLATLTFDTLSVGTSPLEIVDPNPPFVASRLSDELGNALDFERESGSVSPVPVPATFILFGFGLGGIGILRRKKRG is encoded by the coding sequence ATGAAAAAGGTATTGTTTTCCGCAGTGGTTTTAGGGTTTGTAGTGTTTTTTAGCCTTAGTGCCTTTGCTGCTACCATTGGCTTTGAGCCTGGTTCTCAAACTGTGCCAGTTGGCGAGCCAGTGAGTGTTGATTTGGTGATTTCAGGTTTGGGAGATGGAACTTCTCCTTCTTTGGCTGGTTTTGATTTGTTTATAGAGTATGACCCAACAATTTTAGCCCTTTCTGATGTCTCTTTTGGAGATCCAGATTTAGGTGATCAGTTAGATGTTCTGTTTTGGGGAATAAATGACTACGATGTGTCTACTTATGCTCCGGGCATCGAGGAAATCTTTGAGCTCTCTTGGAACCCAGCTGCTGACTTAGTAGACCAACAAGCACCTAGCTTTGTCCTAGCCACCTTGACCTTTGATACTTTAAGTGTTGGCACAAGTCCTTTGGAGATAGTTGACCCAAATCCTCCATTTGTTGCAAGCAGACTATCTGATGAATTGGGAAATGCTTTAGACTTTGAACGAGAAAGTGGTAGTGTTTCCCCTGTCCCTGTACCTGCAACTTTTATTCTTTTTGGCTTTGGTTTAGGTGGCATTGGGATTTTGAGGAGGAAGAAAAGGGGTTAA
- a CDS encoding choice-of-anchor D domain-containing protein — protein sequence MGKAILKKWLIFCIFLLIFIPILFSTALADLREGIDCNCTHFGDYKRSLSKCKNPVDTGTIKYQAVVSKNSIEIKKILDQFNYETIFYIPRENSDGWGFNRKTGERFVYHYITTLDSKHHLILYETSSGHEILNTSKDFSPGDDVVVCFSPHGNYLVYGVLSGNTVDLSIFDAKTGILKFQKDINFASPIGYEGDKFGGVAWGFVPDIGYKDPDTGKTIYFDATFAYAYIPDDSGTVEWNLVNLFSSNNPIRTVSGLTGGCSWEFSPCGDVAAIKCYGITFYRTNDGHVLNPINPISEPSDYRLKSTPDWHQYYKAPDWIDLFDNTANDQCPSAPSSTTDSDSDGIPDNEDNCPYVSNPDQTDSDGDGVGDACEGVQQIDTDNDGIPDNIDNCPDVANPHQLDTDWDGIGDACELDQQPPTWPSGSTLTAIDVSSTSVKLRWPKASDDYGVAGYRVFKDSELLSELSASVCKRFWTGEYHCDYTVENLTSQTQYTFKVEAFDYEGNMSSDGPSLTIETPSNPPEWPEGSSLRAENITDTSLTLIWDPAEDDVGVTGYRISQGGNIIAEVSGDVLSYEVTDLDHCSSYNFMVAAGDEDNQWTWGPSLSVNMDKNGPQWPFGSELTVTDITSTSIVLSWPEANDECGDVYYRVYLEDEIIYGPPKNSTPCLLEEGGIIIIRPQTTLNISCLRPGTTYTFKLEAMDKFGNVSSGPSITVSTESDGFCDIYYTERISVLSSGEQFFEGIERDFPPCPESPMPSISNPSISADAHYVAFISNLSKDLEGNYIILEPHVYVHDRVTHETEVIKNEYGVEDYGEEVTISANGHYVVYRSIGAIILYDRIAKQRYHIINSPRVYPRGKLSISPDEKYVVFSSGADFGYAITPDDTNTQDDVFVYDIENGSLEMVSKRDSTIPAVADCYNPSISEDGMYIAFECESGYQNIGIYVYERPNNQIKRIDLSPTGEEANAPSKNPSISRDGRYIAFESKANNLVSDDTNDASDIFVYDRLTGKIVRASISSEGVEGNNDSTNPSISANGQFITFDSWADNLVSDDTNHIKDIFVHDLTTGQTIRVNLCPCGSEANAPSSRPVISGDGRFVAYESDATNLIPLPEDTNAAPDIFVSRVSFLSNQLPDIEVSPLSYDFGTVTIGSSISKTFTIQNLGNVDLNIDLIELSGSQYFALSNNCPSILSPQESCEVEISFAPLSTDSVNATILITSDDPDESTINISLSGIGEEVSTEPPQLPVPEIDIVPLSIDFGDIVVENSSSKTITIKNNGDGPLDIDNITISNTTDFDMTNDCPTTLGPNELCTVTVTFNPLSEGPKDATLTILSNDSDESSVDVSLSGNGIILKPDIEITFGGNLVFIDVTIGASSSQPIIVKNTGTADLHISNISISGAAEFTQTNNCVGTLAPDTTCTINVTFTPTGTDPVYATFSIESDDPDEPIVVGYLSGNGILVGDLDSDGDIDLDDINVLLTYRNQSASVCPECDLDGDGIITVLDARKLVLLCTRPRCATE from the coding sequence ATGGGAAAGGCAATTTTAAAAAAATGGCTTATTTTCTGCATATTTCTATTAATTTTTATCCCAATTCTGTTTTCCACTGCGTTGGCAGATCTTAGGGAGGGGATTGATTGTAATTGCACACATTTTGGAGATTACAAAAGGAGTCTTTCAAAGTGTAAAAATCCTGTTGATACAGGCACTATTAAATATCAGGCAGTAGTTTCAAAAAATAGTATAGAAATCAAAAAGATTTTAGATCAATTCAATTATGAAACAATATTTTACATTCCAAGAGAGAACTCTGATGGCTGGGGATTTAATCGGAAAACTGGAGAAAGGTTTGTCTACCATTACATTACTACACTTGATTCCAAACATCACCTTATTCTCTATGAGACCAGCAGTGGACATGAAATCTTAAATACTTCTAAGGACTTCTCTCCAGGCGATGATGTTGTAGTTTGTTTTAGTCCCCATGGAAACTATCTTGTTTATGGGGTGTTATCAGGCAATACAGTAGATCTTTCTATTTTTGATGCAAAAACAGGTATATTAAAATTCCAAAAAGACATCAACTTTGCCTCTCCAATCGGCTATGAGGGTGACAAATTTGGTGGTGTTGCATGGGGCTTTGTCCCTGATATAGGCTATAAAGATCCTGACACAGGAAAAACTATCTATTTTGATGCCACCTTTGCTTATGCCTATATCCCTGATGATAGTGGCACCGTTGAGTGGAATCTTGTTAATCTTTTTTCTAGCAATAATCCCATAAGGACTGTTAGCGGATTAACTGGAGGTTGTTCATGGGAATTTAGTCCTTGTGGGGATGTGGCTGCAATAAAATGTTATGGCATTACATTTTACAGGACAAATGATGGCCATGTGTTAAATCCCATAAATCCCATTAGTGAGCCTTCAGACTATCGATTAAAATCCACCCCTGACTGGCATCAGTATTATAAAGCGCCTGACTGGATTGACCTATTTGACAATACTGCTAACGATCAATGTCCTTCTGCCCCTAGTAGTACTACTGATAGTGATAGTGATGGAATCCCTGATAATGAGGACAATTGCCCTTATGTCTCAAATCCTGACCAGACAGATTCTGATGGAGATGGTGTAGGTGATGCCTGTGAAGGAGTCCAACAAATTGATACTGACAATGATGGAATCCCTGATAATATAGACAACTGCCCTGATGTGGCAAATCCTCACCAGCTAGATACAGACTGGGATGGTATAGGAGATGCCTGTGAGTTAGACCAACAACCACCAACATGGCCTTCTGGGAGTACCTTGACCGCAATTGATGTTTCTTCAACAAGTGTAAAGTTGAGATGGCCAAAGGCATCTGATGACTATGGTGTTGCAGGCTATCGGGTTTTTAAAGATTCAGAACTCTTGAGTGAACTTTCTGCAAGCGTTTGCAAACGCTTTTGGACAGGTGAATACCATTGTGATTATACTGTAGAAAACCTAACTTCACAAACACAATACACATTCAAAGTTGAAGCCTTTGATTACGAAGGGAATATGTCTTCTGATGGACCTTCTTTAACCATAGAAACCCCCTCTAATCCTCCTGAATGGCCAGAGGGGAGTTCCTTGAGGGCGGAAAATATTACTGATACAAGCTTAACCCTTATTTGGGATCCTGCTGAAGATGATGTGGGGGTAACTGGTTATCGTATTTCACAAGGAGGAAACATTATTGCAGAAGTCTCAGGAGATGTCTTGTCTTATGAAGTTACTGATCTTGACCATTGCAGTTCTTATAATTTTATGGTTGCCGCAGGAGATGAGGACAACCAGTGGACATGGGGGCCTTCACTTTCTGTAAATATGGACAAAAATGGGCCCCAATGGCCTTTTGGGAGCGAGCTTACTGTAACAGATATAACTTCTACAAGCATTGTCTTAAGCTGGCCAGAAGCAAATGATGAATGTGGAGATGTTTATTATAGGGTTTATCTTGAAGACGAAATTATCTATGGCCCACCCAAAAATTCAACACCTTGTCTCTTAGAAGAAGGAGGAATTATCATTATAAGGCCACAAACAACTCTCAATATAAGTTGTCTAAGACCTGGAACAACTTATACATTTAAATTAGAAGCCATGGATAAATTTGGGAATGTTAGTAGTGGACCATCTATTACTGTGTCTACTGAATCAGACGGTTTTTGCGATATTTATTATACAGAAAGGATAAGTGTGCTTAGTTCTGGTGAGCAATTTTTTGAAGGTATTGAGCGAGATTTCCCTCCCTGTCCCGAAAGTCCGATGCCTTCTATATCAAATCCCTCTATTAGTGCAGATGCGCATTATGTCGCATTCATTTCCAACTTGAGTAAAGACCTAGAAGGAAACTATATCATCCTTGAACCGCATGTTTATGTCCATGATAGAGTGACTCATGAAACAGAGGTGATAAAAAATGAATATGGAGTAGAAGATTATGGTGAAGAAGTAACAATCAGCGCAAATGGGCATTATGTTGTTTATAGAAGTATAGGTGCGATCATTTTGTATGATAGAATAGCAAAACAGAGATATCATATAATTAACAGTCCAAGGGTATATCCACGTGGAAAACTCTCAATTAGCCCTGATGAAAAATATGTAGTCTTTTCATCAGGTGCTGATTTTGGTTATGCAATAACGCCTGATGATACCAATACACAAGATGATGTCTTTGTTTATGATATTGAAAATGGTTCTTTAGAAATGGTATCTAAAAGAGACAGTACAATACCGGCTGTTGCAGATTGTTATAATCCTTCTATCAGTGAAGACGGCATGTACATAGCTTTTGAATGTGAATCCGGTTATCAAAATATTGGCATCTATGTATATGAACGTCCTAATAATCAAATTAAAAGAATAGACCTTTCTCCTACAGGAGAAGAGGCAAATGCTCCAAGTAAAAATCCATCTATAAGCAGAGATGGTAGATATATTGCTTTTGAATCTAAAGCAAATAATCTTGTTTCTGATGACACAAATGATGCTTCTGATATATTTGTCTATGATAGATTAACAGGTAAAATTGTAAGAGCAAGCATCTCTTCAGAAGGAGTTGAAGGAAATAATGATTCAACAAATCCTTCTATTAGTGCAAATGGCCAATTTATAACATTTGATTCTTGGGCAGATAATTTAGTCTCTGATGATACTAATCACATAAAAGATATATTTGTTCATGACCTTACAACCGGACAGACCATCAGAGTAAATCTTTGTCCTTGTGGGAGTGAAGCTAATGCTCCAAGCAGTAGGCCTGTTATTAGTGGAGATGGCCGTTTTGTTGCCTATGAATCGGATGCAACAAATTTAATACCATTACCAGAGGATACAAATGCTGCACCGGACATTTTTGTATCAAGAGTCTCTTTTCTATCAAATCAATTACCAGATATAGAAGTATCTCCATTAAGCTATGATTTTGGAACAGTAACTATCGGAAGTTCAATAAGCAAAACATTTACTATTCAAAATTTAGGCAATGTTGATTTAAACATTGATTTAATTGAACTATCAGGTTCACAATATTTTGCTTTATCAAATAATTGCCCTTCAATCCTTTCACCTCAAGAAAGTTGTGAAGTTGAAATATCATTTGCTCCATTATCTACTGATTCTGTAAATGCAACTATTCTCATTACTTCAGATGACCCTGATGAGTCAACTATTAATATTTCTTTATCAGGCATTGGTGAGGAAGTATCAACTGAACCACCTCAACTTCCTGTACCTGAAATAGATATAGTGCCTTTGTCTATTGATTTTGGAGATATAGTTGTTGAAAATTCTTCTTCTAAGACCATAACTATTAAAAACAATGGAGATGGTCCGTTAGACATTGATAATATAACAATTTCTAATACTACAGATTTTGATATGACAAATGACTGCCCAACTACCCTTGGACCTAATGAATTATGCACAGTTACTGTTACTTTTAACCCTTTATCAGAAGGTCCCAAAGATGCCACATTAACTATTCTTTCAAATGATTCTGATGAATCTTCAGTAGATGTTTCTCTTTCTGGCAATGGAATAATTTTAAAACCTGATATAGAAATAACCTTTGGAGGAAATCTTGTCTTTATTGACGTAACAATTGGCGCCTCTTCTTCTCAGCCTATAATAGTAAAAAATACTGGAACTGCAGACCTTCATATTAGCAATATTTCAATAAGTGGTGCTGCTGAGTTCACTCAGACCAATAACTGTGTAGGTACACTTGCACCAGATACCACCTGCACTATAAATGTGACCTTTACCCCCACAGGTACTGACCCTGTTTATGCAACATTTTCAATTGAATCAGATGACCCAGATGAACCTATTGTTGTTGGTTATCTATCAGGCAATGGTATTCTAGTAGGCGACCTAGATAGTGATGGTGATATTGATTTAGATGATATAAACGTCCTCCTCACCTACCGCAATCAATCAGCAAGTGTGTGTCCAGAGTGTGATTTAGATGGTGATGGGATAATCACTGTGCTTGATGCTAGGAAGCTAGTTTTACTTTGCACTAGGCCAAGGTGTGCGACGGAGTAG